In a single window of the Jaculus jaculus isolate mJacJac1 chromosome 9, mJacJac1.mat.Y.cur, whole genome shotgun sequence genome:
- the Uts2r gene encoding urotensin-2 receptor: protein MALTSASTTRFSILAVTGSTMLELPGPNTSLNSSWTGPTEPSTLQDLIATGAIGAVLSAMGLVGVVGNIYTLVIMCRFLRASASMYVYVVNLALADLLYLLSIPFIVATYITKDWHFGDMGCRVLFSLDFLTMHASIFTLTVMSSERYMAVLRPLDTVQRSKGYRKLLALGTWLLALLLTLPMMLAIRLVRRGSKSLCLPAWGPYTHRAYLTLLFGTSIVGPGLVIGLLYVRLARAYWLSQQASFKQTRRLPNPRVLYLILGIVLLFWACFLPFWLWQLLAQYYEAMPLAPQTTRIINYLTTCLTYGNSCVNPFLYTLLTKNFREYLRGRQRSLSSSGHGPRGAGSFLPSRVHLHDSGRCLSSSSQQATETLMMSPVVSGGAFV from the coding sequence ATGGCTCTGACCTCAGCTTCTACAACCAGGTTCTCCATACTTGCTGTGACAGGAAGCACCATGCTTGAGTTGCCTGGACCCAACACGTCTCTCAATAGTTCCTGGACTGGCCCAACAGAGCCCAGCACCCTGCAGGACCTGATAGCCACAGGTGCCATAGGGGCAGTACTCTCAGCCATGGGCTTGGTGGGTGTGGTGGGCAATATATACACTCTGGTGATCATGTGCCGCTTCCTGCGTGCCTCGGCTTCCATGTACGTGTATGTGGTCAACCTGGCGTTAGCTGACCTCCTATACCTGCTCAGCATCCCCTTTATTGTGGCCACCTACATCACCAAGGACTGGCACTTTGGAGACATGGGTTGCCGTGTACTCTTCAGTCTGGACTTCCTGACCATGCATGCCAGCATCTTTACCCTGACAGTCATGAGCAGTGAACGCTACATGGCTGTGCTTAGGCCTTTGGACACGGTGCAGCGCTCCAAGGGTTACCGCAAGCTGCTGGCGCTTGGCACCTGGCTGCTGGCGCTGCTGCTGACCCTGCCCATGATGCTTGCCATCCGGCTAGTCCGCAGGGGCTCCAAGAGCCTTTGTCTGCCAGCCTGGGGTCCTTACACCCACCGTGCCTACCTGACACTGCTCTTTGGGACCAGCATTGTGGGGCCTGGcctggtcattgggctgctgtatGTCCGCCTAGCCCGGGCCTACTGGCTGTCACAGCAGGCCTCTTTCAAGCAGACACGGCGGCTGCCCAACCCCAGGGTGCTCTACCTCATCCTGGGAATTGTCCTTCTCTTCTGGGCCTGCTTCCTGCCTTTCTGGCTGTGGCAGCTGCTGGCCCAGTACTATGAGGCTATGCCCCTGGCACCCCAGACCACACGCATCATCAACTACCTGACCACCTGCCTGACCTATGGAAACAGTTGTGTCAACCCCTTCCTTTACACACTGCTCACCAAGAACTTCCGCGAGTACCTACGTGGCCGCCAGCGTTCACTGAGTAGCAGTGGCCATGGGCCCAGGGGTGCTGGCAGCTTCCTGCCCAGCCGAGTTCACTTACATGACTCTGGCCGCTGTCTGTCCTCTAGCAGCCAGCAGGCCACGGAGACTCTCATGATGTCCCCAGTGGTCTCTGGTGGGGCCTTTGTCTGA